The DNA window CCGGCTGGCAGGACCTCCCGTTGACCGACGCGGCCCAAGCCGTGCAGGTGTCGGCGTTCGGGTGGCTGTACGCCCAGCACGAGTGGCGAGCCATTGAGGTCGTGGACGCGATCCTCGCCTGACCAGGGCCGCCGCCGGGCTGCCCATGCTCGGAACGGAAGGCACAACCGAGCACATCCACGCCCCACCTCGACGTCATCGTCAACGGACAGCCGGCCATCGTGCCTGAAGGCATCGGCATAGACGAGACTGCCCAACAGCTGAGTCCGTTGCACACACACGACACCACCGGGGTACTCCATGTCGAGTCGCCGGTGAAGGCCGACTTCAGCCTGGGGCCAGTTCTTCACCGAGCGGCACGTCTCGCTGTCCGCCGACCACACCGGCGGGCTCGAGGTCAGCGACGGCAAGGTGCTCCAGGCCTACGTCAACGGCAAGCCATACCAGGGCGATCCTGCAGGCATGATCTTGCATGCGCACGACGAGATCGCGCTCGTGTACGGCACTCCGGCCCAACAGGCCAACCCGCAGTCAAGCGACGCATGCCCCACTGGGCTGTAAGTTCGCAAGCCGACCGGCCACCGGCAATGTTGACGTTGCCGTTCCGGTGCAGGCAGCGCGGGTCGGAGTGCGAGCGAGTCGGTGGGTAGGCGCGCGATGCCTGAGTGGCCCCTTCGCCGCCTCCCGCAAGCGGGTCAAGACCATCCAGAATCTGCTGCTGACGGCCACGGCAGCAAGCGGACGCCCTTAGGTCCAAACCCGGACGCGGCGCCGAAGGGCAGCGTGGCTCCGTCGGGGATAGAGGCGAGCCCGGGTCAGTGACACTGCAGACTGGCCCGGGCTCGCCGGTGCTTCACTGAAGAGCGTTGCCGTGGGCGTCCTCGCTGCTGCCCGCGCCGTGGGACTTACCGGGCGATCGCGGCACCCCGTTCACGATGGAGGTGTCGTACGCGAACGTGATCAACGCGGTGGCGATGGCGTCGGCGTTCACGTCGAGCGCGTACGTATTGATGTTGCCGTAGAGGTCGTACTCCGCCTCCAGTTGCGCGTAGAGGGCGGCGTTACCGCCGTCCGCGACCGGGTCCAGGCTGTCACACGGCTCGTGGTAGCACGGGTCGTATTGCGCGCCCTGCACCCCGCCGTACTTGGCCACGTCCTCCACGGTCTTGAGCACCTCGGCGCCGGTGAACAGTCCACCCGCCGGAATGCCGACGGCGATGAACGGGCCATAGTCGGACCGGCCGGTAAAGTCGGCTGCGTTGGTGGGCAGCCCGCGGCTGGCAAAGAACCCCTCGAACACGTCCTCGACCTGAGCAGAGCCGGCCGGGCCGGGGCCGGAGCCGGACTGCGCGGAGTCATCGCCGTCGTAGACGCCGAACACGTAGTTGGGCGAGCCGACCATGTCGAAGTTGAGGTAAAGGCCGATGTCCTCGACCCGCTCGTCTTCCAGGCTGTTGACGTAGAAGGTCGACCCCACCAGGTTGGCCTCCTCGGCCCCCCACCACGCGAACCGGAGCCGGTTGTTGGGCTTGACCTTCGCCATCTGCAACGCGACCTCGAGGAGGGCCGCGCTGCCGCTGCCGTTGTCGTTGATGCCCGCCGTGTCCGGTTCGGAGTCCAGGTGCGCCCCAGCCATCACCACGTTGTCGCCGCGACCCGTGGTGCTCTCCGCGATGACGTTCTCGGTCGAACGAACCTCGGAGGTCGTGTTGGCGGTGATCCTTACGGTCAGGCCAGGCGTGGCGGCGAACTGCGCGCCGAGGAAGTACGAGACCGACACCGCCGGGATGCCCACCGGCGCGCCGAGCGTGCCGGCGAACAACGCGTACCGGTCCACGTTGGTAACCGGGTCGCCGTCACCCTGGTTCATCAAAATCACACCTATCGCCCCGGCGGCCTCGGCATTGGACACCTTCTGCCCGAACGGACAGCCCCCGCGCTGCAGGAGCGCGATCTCTCCGGCCACGGCCGCCGAGAAGTCCGTCGTCTCACAGCCCGACGTGGAGGCCCGCGGCGGGGTGAGGGCGAGGTCGACCGGTACGACGAGACCCGTGACGTCCCCAGCTCCTGAGAAGTCCATCAGGTCGTAGTCGGTGCCGGCCACGTACGCGGTCGCCGGAGGCGGGGAGATTCGGCCGAAGCTCGATCCGAACTCCTCGAAGAAGTTGAAGTCGAACGGCTGCCGGCCCACGCGGTAGCCCGCGTCCTCCAGCATCCCAGCCACGTAATCGGCGCTCGCGTCGTACCCCGGCAGGCCGGACCCGCGGTTGCCGCCGTTGGCGTCGGCGATCGCTTGGAACGCGTCGAGGTGGCGGAGCACCCCGTGCAGCGTCACCGCCTTGGTGAGCTTCTTCGCCGAGTTGTTGTTGGGATCAGCCTGCGCCGGGTTGACCAGCGTCAGCGACCCCACCAGAGTCGCGACCGCAGTCGCGGCCAGCGTCCGTCTGAGCTTTGGAGACACCACGATGTGCCTCTCCTTACCGCTGCGGCGTCCGGCCCCCACGCCCCCGCACCGGACGAACCTCGACGGTCGCATAGACAACCGATGATCAGAACCGTCGTTCGGCCGAAGCATGACGCCAAGCGGAAGCCTCCGCAGGTCGAGGCGAGTACGCGGACCGATCAAGGGATCGAAGGGTAGCCATCGCCAGTGCTTCACCTATCGAGGCTTCGCTTACAACCGAACGCGTAGATCACCTCGCCGTCACGAACCATGTCTTTGTCACCCTCTAGCAACCTGGTCAGATCGGCGGTGTAGGCGTCGCGGAATGCTTCCAGCTGAACGGGGTCAGGGCTCTCGGCGACCTCATGGCGAGAGCCCTGGACGTGAGCCTCCCAGGCGTGGTCGAGATTTGTTCGCGAGAACCGGATGCGGGACGTGCAGCCCGTCGAGTAGGCATCAAACGCGGCGTTCGATCTCGTCGCGGATCGACCGGACATCGGCCAGGTTGAGGCCGGCAGGGTCGTCGAGGTCCCAGTTCTCGTAGCGGATACCGGGGAAGACAGGGCAGGCGTCGAACGCGGCGTCGATGTTGACGCGGACCGGGTCGGGCACCGACCAGTGCAGCCGGGGCCGGACCGGGCCGGTGAGTTCCTCGTGGGCGTTGTCGCAGACCGCGATCACCAGGTCCCCGTCGTGCGCGACCTGGTCGATGTGGGCGGTGCCGGTGGGGGTTGAGGTCGAATCCGTGGTGGTGGGCCACGGCGACGGCGCGGGGGTGATCCCGGGATGCGGGCTTCGTCTCGGCGGAGGCGGCCGGAGGGCCGGGAGGCGATATTGCTCTCTGCGGCCGGCGTCGCGGCCTTGCTCGTCTGACGTGCGACGGCGACCGCTCAGATGGGCAGAGCTCAGGGATCGACTGGTGCTCCGGTGGTGATCGGACGTCGGCGAACTGGGGTGGACGGGCCGGTACCCCACTGGACTTGCGTCTCATCCAGAGAAGCTTCGGCTCATCGTTTCCGGTGAGCACATTGCCCCGACGAAGGCGTTGAGGAGCCGGCGGATCTCGGCGACGGTCATCCCGATGATCTCTGGGTTGGCGTTCGGTTGCTGGGCGGTGGTGGCGGCGAGGACGGTCAGAACCCTGGGCGAGCATGGCCAGGGTGATGAAGCGGTACCAGCCGGTCCATCGGGACTGCCCCGGGTTTGGTTAACCGCGCCTGCCCCTGTCTCCGAGTTCCTGGATCACTCGGCATGATGATCGGCGGACACAAGGAGGTGCCGCGCACGCCTGAGTCGTGTGACGTCGTGGTGATTGGCGGCGGTCAGGCGGGCCTGGCGGCGGGCTACTATCTGCGCCGCGCCGGATTGGACTACGTCATCCTCGACGCCCAGTCCCGGCCGGGCGGGGCGTGGGGCCATGGCTGGAACTCCCTGCGCCTGTTTTCCCCGGCTGAGTACAGCCCTCTTCCGGGATGGGGCATGCCGCGACAGGAGGGCGAGGGGTTCCCCACCTCCGACCACGTGGTGGACTACCTACGCGCCTACGAGCAGCGCTACGACCTGCCGCTGCGCCGGCCGGTCCGGGTGCAGGCCGTGCGGCCGGCGGGTGAACGGCTGGCGGTGCAGACCACCGCCAGTAGCTGGTTAGCCCGGTACGTCATCTCCGCCACCGGCACGTGGGAGTGCCCGTACCTGCCCGACATACCCGAGCGCCATGATTTCGCCGGACGGCAGCTGCACACCGTGGACTACACCTCGCCGGAAGAGTTCCGCGGGCAGCGCGCCGTGATCGTCGACGGGGGTAACTCCGCGGCCCAGATCCTGGCCGAGGTGTCCCGGGTCGCCGACACCACCTGGGTCACCCTGCGCCCTCCGCGGTTGATGCCGGACGACGTCGACGGCCGGGTCCTGTTCGGCGTGGCCACCCGCCACGCCGCCCAGGACGGCGTGGCGGGTGGCGGCGTCGCCGGCCTCGGCGACATCGTCATGGTGCCCAGCGTCCGCGACGCCCGCGACCGGGATGTCCTGCACGCCCAACCCATGTTCCAGCGACTCACCACCCACGGCATCGCATGGCCCGATGGCACCGAGCAGCCCTGCGACGCCGTGGTGTGGTGCACCGGCTTCCGCCCGAACCTCACCCACCTCGAGCCCCTCGGATTGCCACGGCACGACGGCGTGGTCGCCACTGCGGGCACCCGCTCGGTCGACGAACCCCGCCTCTACCTGTTGGGGTACGGCGACTGGACCGGTCCCGCGTCGGCCACTCTGGTGGGCGCCGGCCGCACCGCGAAGGCCACCGTCGCCGACATCGCCACCCGGATCAGCGCTCAGGCAACACCGTGACGCCACTGCCGCGTCCACCCGTGCTCCCCGCTCATCGCTGAGGTCGTGGTCCAAACTCAGGGCACACTGCTACGTCGCGACGGCGGATCTTCCCGTTGCCACACGGGCCTGCCGGACAGTTGATCGGCAGGCCCATGTGTGCGGGGGTTCAGGAGTTGGCGGCGAGGTACCGCTCGGCGTCGAGGGCGGCGGCGCAGCCGGTGCCGGCGGCGGTGATGGCCTGGAGGTAGGTGTGATCGACGAGGTCGCCGGCGGCGAACACGCCGGGCAGGTTGGTGCGGGTGCCGGGGGAGTCGACGGTGACGTAGCCGTCATCGTCGAGGTCGACCTGGCCGCGGAACAGGTCGCTGCGCGGGTCGTGGCCGATGGCGACGAAGACGCCGGTGACGTCCAGGATCCGGGTCTCGCCGGTGTGGACGTCCCGCAGGCGGGCGCCGACAACGGTGCCGTCGTGGCCGAGGATCTCCGCGACGACGCTGTTCCACGCCACCTGGATCTTGTCGTTGCTCAGCGCCCGGTCGGCCATGATCTGGCTGGCGCGGAACGTGTCGCGGCGGTGAATGATGGTGACGCTGCGGGCAAAGCGGGTGAGGAAGGTGGCTTCCTCCATGGCGGTGTCGCCGCCGCCGATCACGGCGATGTCCTGGTCGCGGAAGAAGAACCCGTCGCAGGTGGCGCAGGAGGACACGCCGTGGCCGAGGAGCTCCTGTTCACCGGGGACGCCGAGGGGCCGCCAGGCGGAGCCGGTGGCGAGGATGACCCCGTGCGCCTGGTGGGCCTGCTCGCCGACCCACACGGTCTTGGCCTGGTTGGTGAGGTCGACGCGGGTGACGTCGTCGGTGATGAACTGGGCGCCGAAGCGGTCGGCTTGCCTGCGGAGGTTGTCCATCACTTCAGGGCCGGTGATGCCGCCGGGGAAGTTCTCCACCTCGGTGGTGGTCATCAGCGCGCCGCCGGACTGGCTGCCCTCGATGAGCAGGGGTGCGGGGTTGGCGCGGGCGGGTAGAGGGCGGCGGTGTATCCGGCGGGTCCGGAGCCGATGACGATCAGGCGGTGCGGGTCGGACACGAGGGGCTCCTGCTCAGGGTGCAGCCGCCCGCCGATGGTGGTCGGCGGGCGGGCGGTGGTGACAGGGTCAGGCGGTGGGGCGCAGCTCGGCGAGGAGCTGCTCCACCCGGGCGCGGATCTCGTCGCGGATGGGGCGTACGGCTTCGACGCCCTTGCCGGCGGGGTCGTCGAGCTTCCAATCCTCGTAGCGCTTGCCGGGGAAGACCGGGCAGGCGTCACCGCAGCCCATGGTCACGATGACGTCCGAGGACTCCGCGGTCTCGTACTCGAGGAGCTTGGGGGTCTGGTCGGTGATGTCGATGCCGACCTCCCGCATGGCCTGCACCGCGGCGGGGTTGACCGTCTCGGCCGGGGCGGAGCCGGCGGAGCGGACTTCGACGGTGTCGCCGGCGAGGTGGCGCAGCCAGCCGGCGGCCATCTGGGAGCGGCCGGCGTTGTGTACGCAGACGAACAGGACGCTGGGCTTGTCGGACATCAGGAGCCTCTCTCGAGGTACGGGTCGCCGGGCCGGTTCACTGGCGCCTCGGGGTGGGCTGTGGGCAGGGACCGGTCGGGGTCGCTGTTGCGGTCGAGCAGCCGGTAGCGGCAGGCCGGACGCGGCGGATTGAGCAGGCCGCGGTACGACCTCTCCGCTCCACCGTCCTGCGGAATGGTGGTCATGCGCGGTGGTCGAGTGCCGGGTCGCGCTCCGCGGTGGGCACGACGACCTGGTCGGCGGCCTGCCCGGCGTCGGGGTAGAGCGCGGCCAGGAGACCGATGCCCACGGCGAGGCCGACGAGCTGGGCGATGACGAAGCCGGGAACCGAGGCGGGGGCGATGCCGGCGAAGGTGTCGGTGAACGCCCGGCCGATCGTCACCGCCGGGTTGGCGAACGAGGTCGACGAGGTGAACCAGTACGCGGCGCCGATGTAGGCGCCGACCGCGGCGGGGGCGACCGGGGCACGGCTGGAGCGGGCCAGGGCGAAGATCAGCAGGATCAGGCCGGCGGTGGCGACGACCTCGCCGAGCCAGAGGTGCCCAGCGGCGCGGTCCTTGCCGGAGAAGTCGACGGCGGCCAGGTCGAACATCAGGTTGGCCAGGATCGACCCGCCGATGGCCCCGGTGACTTGGGCGGCGACGTAGCCGCCGAGGTCGCGGCCGGTCAGCCCGGTGCCGGCGCGCCGGCCGAGGAACCAGTCCGCAGCGGAGACGACGGGATTGAAGTGGGCGCCGGAGACCGGGCCGAAGATCAAGATCAGCGCGCCCAGGGCGAACGCGGTGGCGATCGAGTTCTCCAAGAGCTGCAACCCGACGTCGTCGGGGGAGAGGGTGGTGGCCATGATGCCGGAGCCGACCACGGCGGTGACCAGCAGGGCGGTGCCGGTGAACTCGGCCAGCAGGCGCCGCCAAAGTGCGATGGTCATCAGTCTGTTCTCTCCCATTTCAGTGACGTCGCGGGCCGCGTATCGGCGCGGCGTGGGGTCTAGCGGGTGGCGGGGACGCGCAGTTCGTCGAGCAGCCGGCGGACGCGGCGTTCGATCTCGTCGCGGATCGGCCGGACGTCGGCGAGGCTCAGGCCGGCGGGGTCGTCGAGGTCCCAGTTCTCATACCGGGTGCCGGGGAAGACCGGGCAGGCGTCGCCGCAGCCCATGGTGACCACCACGTCGGCGGCGCGGATGACCTCGTCGGTCCAGGGCTTGGGGGACTCCTCGGAGATGTCGATGCCGCGCTCGGCCATCGCCGCGACCGCCGCGGGGTTGACCTCGATGCTGGGTTCGCTGCCGCCGGACCAGGCCACCGCTTGCTCGCCGGCGAGGTGGGTGAAGAAGCCCAGCGCCATCTGGGAGCGGCCGGCGTTGTGGGTGCACATGAACAGGGCGACCGGGCGGCCGTCGCGGTGGTGCCCCTCGACGCGGGCGAGGGCCTGCAGGCGCTGGCGGGTGAAGCGTTCGGCGAGCAGCGGCAGGTAGTTGGGGAGGCTGCCGACGGTGGCGAACTGGTCGTAGCTGGCGTGCAGGAACGGCTCCACTGTCTCGGTGCCGTAGGTGCCGTCGAACTCCGCCGCGAGGCGGGTGGAGGCGGTGCGCAGGGCGAGCTGCTGGTTGACGGAGAGGTCTTCACGCAGGTACGGGCTGGTGTCAGCCATGACGGTCTCCCGAATTGATGACGGGGGCGAGCCGGTCGACGCGGGCGGCGAGGTCGGTGAAGGCGGCCTCGAACGCGGCGTCGGTGTCGAGCCGGACCGGGTCGGGCACCGACCAGTGCAGCCGGGGCCGGACCGGGCCGGTGAGTTCCTCGTGGGCGTTGTCGCAGACCGCGATCACCAGGTCCCCGTCGTGCGCGACCTGGTTGATGTGGGCGGTGCCGGTGGGGTCGAGGTGGAGTCCGTGGCGGTGGGCCACGGCGACGGCGCGGGGGTGAACCCGGGATGCGGGCTTCGTGCCCGCGGAGGCGGCCGGCGTGCCAGCCCGGCTCGCCCACAGCGCGGCCGCGAGCTGGGAGCGGGCGGAGTTGCGGGTGCACACGAACAGCACCCGACCGACGTCGCTCAGCGGCGGCGGAGTCAGCGTGGCCAGCGCTTCGGGCCGCAGGCGCAGGTAGGTGCGGCGGCGGTCGCCCTCGGACCGGCCGCGGACGACCAGTCCGGCTTCGGTGAGGACCTTGACGTGGTGGGCGACCAGGTTGGTGGGCATGCCCAGGTCGTGGGAGATCTCGCCGGGGGAGGCGTCGCCCAGGGTGAGCGCGTCCACGATCGCCAAGCGCGCCGGGTCACCGAGAGCGGCGTGGATCCGGGCACGCCCCTGCAGGGAAGCAAGCTCAGCAGTCATTGACTCAACTATCGCTGAGCAAATGTGAGCTGTCAAGCGGAAGTGCGTCGTGGTCGTTCGGGTGCGGATCCGCGCGCCCCGCCCGGGCGGATAGGCCGCCAGCCGACCGGAGCCTGCCCCCCTGAGCCCTGGACGTTTGGTTCTTGCGTGGCAACTCGCCCCGAGAGGTTGTCCCTCAGTGGTGGAGGTGAAGCCGCCGTGCCGGCTCGGTGGCGAAGTGCGGTCAGCAGCAGGTCATCAGGTATGACTGCAGTTCGGCCAGCGCCGCGAGTGTGCCGTCGCGGTCGGCCCGGTAGTACACGGTCTTCCCGTCGCGGCGCGACGTCACCACGCGCCCTCGGCGCAGCAGGGTCAGCTGCTGTGAGGCGGTGGCCTGGCTGATGCCCGTGCGCTCGGCCACCTCCCCGACCGACAGCTCGGCGCCCTGCGCGAACAGCATCATGATCCGCTGTCGCGTCGGGCTGCCCAGCGCCTTGAGGAACTCCTGCGTGTCCAGTCCCAACCCGCTCTGTCCGGTGCCGGGCACCTCGGCTCTACGCGTTGGCTGGTCCATAACTCCTACCCTCCCGCACCATCATCATATTGTCATTCAACAAAACGACGATATGATGTTGGGGTGAGCACCGCTTCGGAACCCGTGATCATCGTGGGCGGCGGCCAGTCCGGCCTCGCCGCCGCTCGCGCCGCCCTGTCCGCGCGCCTGCGCCCCATCGTGCTGCAAGCTGGTGCGGAGCCGGTCGGCTCGTGGCCGGACTACTACGACAGCCTCACCCTGTTCTCCCCGGCCCGCTACAGTTCACTGCCCGGCTTGGCGTTCGGCGGGGGAGATCCTGACCGCTACCCGGCCCGCGACGAGGTTGTCTCCTACCTGCGCCGCTACGCCGCCAGCATCGACGCCGACATCCGCACCGGCGTCCGCGTCACCGCCGTGCACCCCCGTCCGGGCGGCGGCTACCTCGTCCACGCCGACTTTGGCGAGGAGATCGCGGCGGCGGGCGTGGTTGCCGCCAGCGGGTCCTTCGGCAACCCGCACCTGCCGGTGCTGTTCGGCCAGGAGGCCTACGCCGGCGAGGTGCGGCACGTCGCGCACTACCGGCGGCCCGACCCTTACGTTGGCAAGCGGGTCATCGTGGTCGGTGCCGGCAACTCGGCGGTGCAGGTGGCCCACGAACTGGCGCCGCAGGCGAGGGTCACCCTGGCCACCCGGGCGCCGATCAAGTTCGTGCCCCAGCGCATCCGCGGCCGAGACCTGCATCACTGGCTCC is part of the Micromonospora cremea genome and encodes:
- a CDS encoding M28 family peptidase, with the translated sequence MVSPKLRRTLAATAVATLVGSLTLVNPAQADPNNNSAKKLTKAVTLHGVLRHLDAFQAIADANGGNRGSGLPGYDASADYVAGMLEDAGYRVGRQPFDFNFFEEFGSSFGRISPPPATAYVAGTDYDLMDFSGAGDVTGLVVPVDLALTPPRASTSGCETTDFSAAVAGEIALLQRGGCPFGQKVSNAEAAGAIGVILMNQGDGDPVTNVDRYALFAGTLGAPVGIPAVSVSYFLGAQFAATPGLTVRITANTTSEVRSTENVIAESTTGRGDNVVMAGAHLDSEPDTAGINDNGSGSAALLEVALQMAKVKPNNRLRFAWWGAEEANLVGSTFYVNSLEDERVEDIGLYLNFDMVGSPNYVFGVYDGDDSAQSGSGPGPAGSAQVEDVFEGFFASRGLPTNAADFTGRSDYGPFIAVGIPAGGLFTGAEVLKTVEDVAKYGGVQGAQYDPCYHEPCDSLDPVADGGNAALYAQLEAEYDLYGNINTYALDVNADAIATALITFAYDTSIVNGVPRSPGKSHGAGSSEDAHGNALQ
- a CDS encoding ArsO family NAD(P)H-dependent flavin-containing monooxygenase — protein: MMIGGHKEVPRTPESCDVVVIGGGQAGLAAGYYLRRAGLDYVILDAQSRPGGAWGHGWNSLRLFSPAEYSPLPGWGMPRQEGEGFPTSDHVVDYLRAYEQRYDLPLRRPVRVQAVRPAGERLAVQTTASSWLARYVISATGTWECPYLPDIPERHDFAGRQLHTVDYTSPEEFRGQRAVIVDGGNSAAQILAEVSRVADTTWVTLRPPRLMPDDVDGRVLFGVATRHAAQDGVAGGGVAGLGDIVMVPSVRDARDRDVLHAQPMFQRLTTHGIAWPDGTEQPCDAVVWCTGFRPNLTHLEPLGLPRHDGVVATAGTRSVDEPRLYLLGYGDWTGPASATLVGAGRTAKATVADIATRISAQATP
- a CDS encoding arsenate reductase ArsC encodes the protein MSDKPSVLFVCVHNAGRSQMAAGWLRHLAGDTVEVRSAGSAPAETVNPAAVQAMREVGIDITDQTPKLLEYETAESSDVIVTMGCGDACPVFPGKRYEDWKLDDPAGKGVEAVRPIRDEIRARVEQLLAELRPTA
- a CDS encoding aquaporin, yielding MTIALWRRLLAEFTGTALLVTAVVGSGIMATTLSPDDVGLQLLENSIATAFALGALILIFGPVSGAHFNPVVSAADWFLGRRAGTGLTGRDLGGYVAAQVTGAIGGSILANLMFDLAAVDFSGKDRAAGHLWLGEVVATAGLILLIFALARSSRAPVAPAAVGAYIGAAYWFTSSTSFANPAVTIGRAFTDTFAGIAPASVPGFVIAQLVGLAVGIGLLAALYPDAGQAADQVVVPTAERDPALDHRA
- a CDS encoding arsenate reductase ArsC, whose translation is MADTSPYLREDLSVNQQLALRTASTRLAAEFDGTYGTETVEPFLHASYDQFATVGSLPNYLPLLAERFTRQRLQALARVEGHHRDGRPVALFMCTHNAGRSQMALGFFTHLAGEQAVAWSGGSEPSIEVNPAAVAAMAERGIDISEESPKPWTDEVIRAADVVVTMGCGDACPVFPGTRYENWDLDDPAGLSLADVRPIRDEIERRVRRLLDELRVPATR
- a CDS encoding helix-turn-helix domain-containing protein, which codes for MTAELASLQGRARIHAALGDPARLAIVDALTLGDASPGEISHDLGMPTNLVAHHVKVLTEAGLVVRGRSEGDRRRTYLRLRPEALATLTPPPLSDVGRVLFVCTRNSARSQLAAALWASRAGTPAASAGTKPASRVHPRAVAVAHRHGLHLDPTGTAHINQVAHDGDLVIAVCDNAHEELTGPVRPRLHWSVPDPVRLDTDAAFEAAFTDLAARVDRLAPVINSGDRHG
- a CDS encoding ArsR/SmtB family transcription factor — translated: MDQPTRRAEVPGTGQSGLGLDTQEFLKALGSPTRQRIMMLFAQGAELSVGEVAERTGISQATASQQLTLLRRGRVVTSRRDGKTVYYRADRDGTLAALAELQSYLMTCC
- a CDS encoding flavin-containing monooxygenase, with product MSTASEPVIIVGGGQSGLAAARAALSARLRPIVLQAGAEPVGSWPDYYDSLTLFSPARYSSLPGLAFGGGDPDRYPARDEVVSYLRRYAASIDADIRTGVRVTAVHPRPGGGYLVHADFGEEIAAAGVVAASGSFGNPHLPVLFGQEAYAGEVRHVAHYRRPDPYVGKRVIVVGAGNSAVQVAHELAPQARVTLATRAPIKFVPQRIRGRDLHHWLHVTGADRLPRSVLTRLVRHAAVLDTGVYRDAIASGQLARREMFTAFTPDGVTWPDGTSEQVDAVIFATGYRPNLDYLAPLGALERSGMPRQVGGVSTTHAGLVYLGLEFQRSFSSNTLRGVGRDATHVIAALAEHVRNAGRGPRFMQRLPVRR